In Candidatus Methanosphaera massiliense, the following are encoded in one genomic region:
- a CDS encoding flavoprotein has translation MRIIWAITGAGHLIKESIDVLEKISEEHEITIITSKAGEEVLQLYGYTNTINNIITKNKNNQLIKDEDQQYSYPFSGKITEYKYDLIIIAPATANTTAKIVHGIADTLITNVAAQSGKGRIPLLIIPVDQKEGLLQTQIPPYIDKKLCKKHDPCYANRYCPEDAIHPPKIDATKCTSCKKCEKKCPENAIITDKIIEIYIRKIDADNAKHLNNIENITTLEKPEEILEKIRKMEKN, from the coding sequence ATGAGAATAATATGGGCAATAACAGGAGCAGGACATCTTATAAAAGAAAGTATTGATGTACTAGAAAAGATAAGCGAAGAACATGAAATAACAATAATAACAAGTAAAGCTGGAGAGGAAGTACTGCAATTATATGGGTATACTAACACGATAAATAATATAATCACTAAGAACAAGAATAATCAACTGATAAAAGATGAAGATCAGCAGTATAGTTATCCATTCTCTGGAAAGATAACAGAATACAAGTATGATTTAATAATAATAGCACCTGCAACAGCAAACACAACAGCAAAAATAGTACATGGAATAGCAGATACACTTATAACCAATGTGGCAGCACAGTCAGGAAAAGGCAGAATACCTCTACTTATAATTCCAGTAGACCAGAAAGAAGGTCTGCTACAGACACAAATACCACCATACATAGATAAAAAATTATGTAAAAAACATGACCCCTGTTATGCTAACAGATATTGTCCGGAAGATGCTATACATCCACCGAAAATAGATGCTACAAAGTGCACAAGCTGTAAAAAATGTGAAAAAAAATGTCCAGAAAATGCAATAATAACTGATAAAATCATAGAAATATACATAAGAAAAATAGATGCAGATAATGCTAAACATCTAAACAATATAGAAAATATAACAACATTAGAAAAACCAGAGGAAATACTAGAAAAAATAAGAAAAATGGAGAAAAATTAA
- a CDS encoding phage holin family protein produces MDKLLKERVVRIAKLIFFFFLEVYIFFNIAPYFDGMHIPDLRTAVIVLLTLAVANAILWPLVSYISLSFIVFTLGIGTFLLDGFILSLLSFFIPEFSITGSSIFTVPLVIGIINSILSFILNVDETSTYYRYVLKKEMEFNNKNISDKDGFIFLEIDGLARNILEQAIDRGDMPTLKRWIDEGTHKLTKWETDLSSQTGASQAGILHGNNKNIPAFRWVEKENNNKLVSSNGFGDATMIEERISNHNGLLSNNGASRSNLFSGDASDYLLTFSKLGSIKGFYSKSWYYVYSNPYFIARVLILFLWDMFMELCSRIYHPIRNIKPRLSFRGFLYFFGRAGANVVMREASTFTLIGDIFAGQRDTVYTTYMGYDEIAHHSGIRDYDAFYALRQIDKQFSYLEKAIQSSKRKYNLIVLSDHGQSEGPTFKQKFGISLKELVDELLPESVTIHSILHSNDDHFIEHFSLKDYASKNRRKLTHKLDNTFDDTLDHIRDFSDNEVYQKYITEIKRKKELLTDGEPVIDRLNDIAEEVGLDIHLPHDEVSIEEAQTIVLASGNLGLIYFTDWSTRLTYEQIEDAFPGLISGLAKHPGIGFVMVHSAIYETICLCNDDVYYMDDDKYVGDHFLDKYGENIVSHLKRTDSFEHVPDILVNSEYDSYNDQVYAFEELIGSHGGAGSTQQEPFILYPSNWELNEPIIGAENVYKFFKKEIKNSWENKVEN; encoded by the coding sequence TTGGATAAACTATTAAAAGAACGAGTTGTCAGAATAGCTAAATTAATATTTTTCTTTTTTTTAGAAGTTTATATATTCTTTAATATAGCACCTTATTTTGATGGAATGCACATTCCTGATCTTAGAACAGCCGTTATAGTTCTATTAACCTTAGCAGTTGCTAATGCTATATTATGGCCACTAGTCTCATATATATCACTGAGTTTCATTGTATTCACGTTAGGTATAGGTACGTTTCTTCTTGATGGATTTATATTATCTTTATTATCTTTTTTTATACCGGAATTTAGTATAACCGGTTCATCAATATTCACAGTACCCCTAGTTATAGGAATTATCAATTCAATACTCTCATTTATACTTAATGTTGATGAGACAAGTACATATTACCGTTATGTTCTTAAAAAGGAAATGGAATTCAACAATAAAAATATTTCAGATAAAGATGGTTTTATCTTCCTAGAAATTGATGGATTAGCTCGTAATATTCTAGAACAAGCAATAGACAGGGGAGATATGCCAACGTTAAAAAGATGGATTGATGAAGGTACACATAAATTAACTAAATGGGAGACAGATTTATCAAGTCAAACAGGAGCATCACAGGCAGGTATACTTCATGGTAATAATAAGAATATACCAGCATTTCGATGGGTTGAAAAAGAGAATAATAATAAACTAGTATCATCAAATGGATTTGGTGATGCAACAATGATAGAAGAACGTATCTCTAATCATAATGGATTATTATCAAATAATGGTGCTAGTAGAAGTAATCTATTCTCAGGTGATGCATCAGATTACTTGTTAACATTTAGTAAACTAGGATCTATCAAGGGATTCTATTCAAAATCATGGTACTATGTATACTCTAACCCCTATTTCATTGCAAGAGTACTAATCCTATTCTTATGGGATATGTTCATGGAATTATGTTCAAGAATATATCATCCAATAAGAAATATTAAACCAAGATTATCTTTCAGAGGTTTTTTGTACTTCTTTGGTCGTGCAGGGGCTAATGTTGTAATGAGAGAAGCATCAACATTCACTCTTATTGGTGATATCTTCGCAGGACAACGTGATACAGTATATACAACATATATGGGCTATGATGAAATTGCTCATCACTCAGGTATTCGTGATTATGATGCTTTTTATGCTCTTCGTCAAATTGATAAACAATTTAGTTACCTTGAAAAAGCAATTCAATCATCAAAACGTAAATATAATCTCATAGTATTATCTGATCATGGTCAATCAGAAGGACCAACATTTAAACAAAAATTTGGTATTTCTCTTAAAGAATTAGTGGATGAACTTCTTCCTGAGAGTGTTACTATACACAGTATACTTCACTCTAACGATGACCACTTCATCGAACATTTCTCCTTAAAGGATTATGCTTCAAAAAATAGAAGAAAACTAACACATAAACTTGATAATACCTTTGATGATACACTAGACCATATAAGGGATTTCAGTGATAATGAAGTATATCAGAAATATATTACTGAAATTAAAAGGAAAAAAGAATTACTGACTGATGGTGAACCAGTTATTGACAGACTTAATGATATTGCAGAGGAGGTAGGTCTTGACATACATTTACCCCATGATGAGGTTAGTATTGAAGAAGCTCAAACAATTGTACTTGCTTCAGGAAATCTTGGTTTAATCTACTTCACAGACTGGTCTACTAGATTAACATATGAACAGATAGAAGATGCATTCCCCGGACTTATAAGCGGTTTAGCAAAACATCCAGGTATCGGATTTGTAATGGTTCATAGTGCTATATATGAAACAATCTGTTTATGTAATGATGATGTTTATTACATGGATGATGATAAATATGTTGGTGACCATTTTCTCGATAAATATGGTGAAAACATCGTCAGTCACTTAAAACGTACAGATAGCTTTGAACATGTTCCAGATATTCTTGTTAACAGTGAATATGACTCATATAATGACCAAGTATATGCATTTGAAGAGTTAATTGGTAGTCATGGTGGTGCTGGCAGTACTCAGCAAGAACCATTTATATTATATCCTAGTAATTGGGAGTTAAACGAACCTATTATTGGCGCTGAGAATGTTTATAAATTCTTCAAAAAAGAGATTAAAAATTCATGGGAGAATAAGGTGGAGAATTAA
- the glyA gene encoding serine hydroxymethyltransferase, with protein sequence MSNLEYAQEIKNLTKKHHDWMKNSLNLIASENITSRSVREAMASDLSHRYAEGLPGERKYEGCDYIDDIEQITIDLSEKLFGADHANVQSTSGVVANLASFFALTEPGDRVLTINVPEGGHISHAGVSAAGVRGLKISSLPMDTDIMNVDIDKAQAKIRDKEPKAIVLGGSLFLFPHPVKEISEAAQEVGAKVIYDGAHVLGLIAGNQFQDPVKEGADVITGSTHKTFPGPQGGIILCKEELHKKIDNCVFPGLVSNHHLHHVAGLGIATAEMMEFGEAYAKQTIKNAQALAQDLYELGFNVLCEEQGFTESHQVAMDVREYGDVSDMAKTLQNNNIILNKNLLPWDDVNNSDDPSGLRLGTQELTHRGLKESEMSQVAEFIKQVVIDGKDVTDDVTEFMQDFTKVHYSFDDGCEAYDYIEF encoded by the coding sequence ATGTCTAATTTGGAATACGCACAAGAGATTAAAAATTTAACTAAAAAACATCACGATTGGATGAAAAACAGTTTAAACTTAATTGCTAGTGAAAACATCACTAGTAGATCTGTAAGAGAGGCAATGGCTTCTGATTTATCACACAGATATGCAGAAGGATTACCAGGTGAAAGAAAATATGAAGGATGTGACTACATCGATGATATTGAACAAATAACAATTGACTTATCAGAAAAGTTATTTGGAGCAGATCATGCTAACGTACAATCAACATCTGGAGTAGTAGCAAATTTAGCAAGTTTCTTTGCATTAACTGAACCTGGTGACAGAGTACTAACCATTAATGTACCAGAAGGAGGACACATCAGCCACGCAGGAGTTAGTGCTGCTGGTGTAAGAGGACTAAAAATATCCTCACTACCTATGGATACAGACATAATGAATGTAGACATTGATAAAGCACAAGCAAAAATAAGAGATAAAGAACCTAAAGCAATAGTTCTTGGTGGAAGTTTATTCTTATTCCCACACCCTGTAAAAGAAATATCCGAAGCAGCTCAAGAAGTTGGAGCAAAAGTAATCTATGATGGAGCACACGTACTAGGATTAATTGCTGGAAATCAATTCCAAGACCCTGTAAAAGAAGGTGCTGATGTTATAACAGGAAGTACACACAAAACATTCCCAGGACCACAGGGAGGTATCATTTTATGTAAAGAAGAACTTCACAAGAAAATTGATAACTGTGTATTCCCCGGTCTAGTAAGTAACCATCACCTACACCACGTAGCAGGTTTAGGAATAGCAACAGCAGAAATGATGGAATTCGGAGAAGCATACGCAAAACAAACAATCAAAAACGCTCAAGCATTAGCTCAAGACTTATACGAATTAGGTTTCAATGTATTATGCGAAGAACAAGGATTCACAGAATCACACCAAGTAGCTATGGATGTACGAGAATACGGTGACGTATCTGACATGGCAAAAACATTACAAAACAACAACATTATATTAAACAAAAACCTACTCCCATGGGACGATGTAAACAACAGTGATGACCCATCAGGATTAAGATTAGGTACACAAGAATTAACACACCGTGGACTCAAAGAAAGTGAAATGAGTCAAGTAGCAGAATTCATTAAACAAGTAGTAATTGATGGAAAAGATGTAACTGATGATGTAACAGAATTCATGCAAGACTTCACCAAAGTTCACTACTCCTTTGATGATGGATGCGAAGCTTACGATTACATAGAATTTTAA
- a CDS encoding CoB--CoM heterodisulfide reductase iron-sulfur subunit A family protein, with product MADNNEELRIGVYVCHCGVNIGGVVDCKAVAEYAENLPDVTVSREYKYMCSDPGQKLIQDDIKELNLNRVVVAACSPRLHEPTFRRCVKEAGLNEFLFEFVNLREQDSWVHGDDPEGATEKAKDLVRMGIAKARLLNPLTAEVVPVTKTAMVIGGGIAGIQTALDLGDMGFKTYLVERNPTLSGRMGQLDKTFPTLDCSMCILAPKMVDAGKHPNIELLAYSEVKDVDGYIGNFKVTVEKKARFVDAEACTGCGVCQEACPIEMPNYFDEGTGMVKAAYIPFPQAVPLVATIDDDYCIGCHLCDKACEIGAIDHDQQPEDVELDVGTIVVATGYDPFDPTLKEEYIFDQAENVITGLQIERYINASGPTQGHVIQPSSGETPKKVAFIQCVGSRDEKVGNPYCSRVCCMYAMKNAQLCIDHEPDTEVTIYYIDIRAFGKGYEEFYRTSQEKYGIRFIRGKAAQLIENEDKSITVRAEDTLLGKATAFTYDLVVLSVGLVPPAGKEELRQTLGLSASADGFFMEAHPKLRPVDTMTDGIYLAGVAQGPKDIPDTVAQASGAAARAAIPMIKGEVAIEPITAEVDKDNCGGCQICIELCPFGALSIVDGKCDVNVALCKGCGTCVGACPTGALNQAHFKNEQIFAQIEAAFQ from the coding sequence TTGGCAGATAATAATGAAGAATTACGTATAGGAGTATACGTATGCCACTGTGGAGTAAACATTGGTGGTGTAGTAGACTGTAAAGCAGTAGCAGAATATGCAGAAAACCTTCCTGACGTTACAGTATCACGTGAATACAAATACATGTGTTCTGACCCAGGACAGAAACTTATCCAAGATGATATTAAAGAATTAAACTTAAACAGAGTAGTAGTAGCAGCATGTAGTCCTCGTTTACACGAACCTACATTCAGAAGATGTGTAAAAGAAGCAGGATTAAACGAATTCTTATTTGAATTTGTAAACTTAAGAGAACAAGACTCATGGGTACACGGAGATGACCCAGAAGGAGCTACAGAAAAAGCTAAAGACTTAGTACGTATGGGAATTGCAAAAGCAAGATTATTAAACCCATTAACAGCTGAAGTAGTACCTGTAACAAAAACCGCAATGGTTATTGGTGGAGGTATTGCAGGTATCCAAACAGCACTTGATTTAGGTGACATGGGATTCAAAACATACTTAGTAGAAAGAAACCCAACCTTAAGTGGAAGAATGGGACAATTAGATAAAACATTCCCTACACTAGACTGTTCAATGTGTATTTTAGCACCTAAAATGGTAGATGCTGGTAAACACCCTAACATTGAATTATTAGCATACTCTGAAGTAAAAGATGTAGATGGTTACATAGGAAACTTCAAAGTAACAGTAGAGAAAAAAGCAAGATTTGTAGATGCAGAAGCATGTACCGGTTGTGGAGTATGTCAAGAAGCATGTCCAATTGAAATGCCAAACTACTTCGATGAAGGAACTGGTATGGTAAAAGCAGCATACATTCCATTCCCACAAGCAGTACCTCTTGTAGCTACAATCGATGACGATTACTGTATTGGATGTCACTTATGTGATAAAGCTTGTGAAATTGGTGCAATTGACCACGATCAACAACCTGAAGACGTTGAATTAGACGTTGGTACAATTGTAGTAGCAACAGGTTACGACCCATTCGACCCAACATTAAAAGAAGAATACATCTTCGATCAAGCTGAAAACGTAATCACTGGTCTACAAATTGAAAGATACATAAACGCATCTGGACCAACACAAGGACACGTAATTCAACCATCCTCTGGTGAAACACCTAAAAAAGTTGCTTTCATCCAATGTGTAGGATCACGTGACGAAAAAGTTGGAAACCCATACTGTTCAAGAGTATGTTGTATGTACGCAATGAAAAACGCACAATTATGTATTGACCACGAACCAGATACTGAAGTAACAATATACTACATCGATATCCGTGCATTCGGTAAAGGTTACGAAGAATTCTACAGAACATCACAAGAAAAATACGGAATTAGATTTATCAGAGGTAAAGCAGCACAACTTATCGAAAATGAAGATAAATCAATTACAGTACGTGCAGAAGATACCCTCTTAGGTAAAGCAACCGCATTCACTTATGATTTAGTAGTATTATCTGTAGGACTTGTACCTCCTGCTGGTAAAGAAGAATTAAGACAAACATTAGGATTATCCGCAAGTGCAGACGGTTTCTTCATGGAAGCTCATCCTAAACTCAGACCTGTAGACACAATGACAGACGGTATTTACCTCGCTGGTGTAGCACAAGGTCCTAAAGATATTCCTGATACAGTAGCACAAGCTTCTGGTGCAGCAGCAAGAGCAGCAATTCCTATGATTAAAGGAGAAGTAGCTATTGAACCTATCACTGCTGAAGTAGACAAAGACAACTGTGGTGGTTGTCAAATATGTATCGAATTATGTCCATTTGGAGCTCTTTCCATCGTTGATGGTAAATGTGACGTAAATGTTGCATTATGTAAAGGATGTGGAACATGTGTAGGAGCATGTCCAACAGGTGCACTAAACCAAGCACACTTCAAAAACGAACAAATATTCGCACAAATCGAAGCAGCTTTCCAATAA
- a CDS encoding AEC family transporter, with the protein MVSSIEIILIPTLMIFLGYALKRVDILKAQDSTTLSKIVINVSMPALIFTNLVTANISINMIILPITSIIVSLICMTIAFLFCKSRGYSKIKTWTLMIASAMMNTGFVGYPITLGVFGNEGLINAIFFDLSTSIIFVVYGMVLVSQFGGDRKEVVKSGLSFMPLWAVIFGLIFNIGHIQYGYVLNSALTYLANSTVPLIMISLGLTIDFKGIKDYLSDSLVVSAIRLVIAPIIVFVALSALNVTGLIFKVAVLESGMSTAMTALVLSITYGLDNKLMSSCIFIDILLSLISLTCVITVLT; encoded by the coding sequence ATGGTAAGTTCTATTGAAATTATATTGATTCCAACGTTAATGATATTTCTAGGATATGCTCTTAAAAGAGTAGATATTCTTAAAGCACAGGACAGTACAACGTTATCAAAAATTGTTATAAATGTAAGTATGCCTGCATTGATTTTTACTAATTTAGTCACTGCTAATATTAGTATTAATATGATTATATTACCAATTACTTCTATTATTGTCAGTTTAATATGTATGACAATTGCATTTTTATTCTGTAAAAGTAGAGGTTACTCTAAAATTAAAACATGGACCCTCATGATTGCATCTGCAATGATGAACACTGGTTTCGTGGGTTATCCAATTACTTTAGGTGTATTTGGTAATGAAGGATTAATAAATGCTATCTTCTTTGACTTATCTACATCAATAATATTTGTAGTGTATGGTATGGTTCTCGTCAGCCAATTTGGTGGAGACCGTAAAGAAGTAGTTAAAAGTGGTTTAAGTTTCATGCCACTGTGGGCAGTTATATTTGGATTAATATTTAACATTGGCCATATTCAATATGGTTATGTTTTAAATAGTGCTTTAACTTATCTAGCTAATTCAACAGTACCCTTAATAATGATTTCATTAGGTTTAACTATTGACTTTAAAGGTATTAAGGATTATCTCAGTGATTCCCTTGTTGTTTCTGCAATTAGGTTAGTCATTGCACCTATAATAGTATTTGTAGCTTTAAGTGCTTTAAATGTTACAGGATTAATATTTAAAGTTGCTGTATTAGAATCAGGTATGTCTACAGCTATGACTGCTTTAGTATTATCTATCACATATGGATTAGATAATAAACTTATGAGTTCATGTATATTTATAGATATTCTGTTAAGTTTAATATCATTAACATGTGTTATAACTGTTTTAACATAA
- the radA gene encoding DNA repair and recombination protein RadA — protein sequence MTELEDLPSVGEKTAQKLRDAGFADMMRLATATPKELSVKVEIGEGVAAKVIEAARKAEKIDFETAYEVMERREDVGRITTGSKGLDELIGGGVETQSITEVYGEFGSGKSQISHELSVTTQLPEEEGGLDGEVVFIDTENTFRPERIEQIATGFGLDVTEVLKKIHVARAFNSSHQMLMADKINELIQSGVNIKLVIVDSLMAHFRAEYVGRESLATRQQKLNQHLHTLQNIANTYNVAILITNQVQSKPDAFFGTPTKAVGGHVLGHASTYRILIKKGLSGKRIARLVDSPHLPEGEAVFKITTEGLVD from the coding sequence ATGACAGAATTAGAAGATCTACCAAGTGTAGGAGAAAAAACAGCACAAAAACTACGTGATGCCGGATTTGCAGATATGATGCGTTTAGCAACAGCAACACCAAAAGAGCTAAGTGTTAAAGTAGAAATTGGTGAAGGTGTAGCTGCAAAGGTTATAGAAGCAGCACGTAAAGCAGAAAAAATAGACTTTGAAACAGCATATGAAGTTATGGAAAGACGTGAAGATGTGGGAAGAATAACTACTGGTAGTAAAGGATTAGATGAATTAATCGGTGGGGGAGTAGAAACTCAGTCTATCACAGAGGTATATGGTGAATTTGGTTCAGGTAAAAGTCAAATATCACATGAACTATCTGTAACAACACAGTTACCAGAAGAAGAAGGAGGATTAGATGGTGAAGTAGTATTTATTGATACAGAAAACACTTTCCGTCCAGAAAGGATAGAACAAATTGCAACAGGATTTGGTCTTGATGTTACTGAGGTTCTTAAGAAGATTCATGTTGCAAGAGCATTTAATAGTAGCCATCAAATGTTAATGGCTGATAAGATTAATGAATTAATACAAAGTGGAGTTAATATTAAACTTGTTATTGTAGATTCATTAATGGCTCATTTCAGAGCAGAATATGTTGGACGTGAATCATTAGCTACCCGTCAGCAGAAACTAAACCAGCATTTACACACATTACAGAATATTGCAAACACATATAATGTTGCTATATTAATAACTAACCAGGTTCAATCTAAACCGGATGCATTCTTTGGTACTCCAACAAAAGCTGTTGGTGGACACGTTTTAGGTCACGCATCAACATATCGTATATTAATTAAGAAAGGATTATCAGGTAAAAGAATTGCTCGTCTTGTAGATAGTCCTCACTTACCTGAAGGAGAAGCTGTATTTAAAATAACTACAGAAGGATTAGTTGATTAA
- a CDS encoding OB-fold nucleic acid binding domain-containing protein, which translates to MASEDEYYKERYQEVKDKVEYKDFLNDIKEIKEENGDSPFITEEQIVDMAIEKYAGRQNIQQTHTNQVQEISSLIEGNGNISIQGRLIAISNIKTFTTKKGREGKVANLTVEDNTGKIRVVMWTDNMKYMSRISEGDIVKINNLEVRKGYTGDLEVQMRNNSSIQVLPEEVDPSLPKYEEVITNLGDIKEDGEYNVIVRIKKISTLREIQKDDRTLQIVTLDVMDKTGAMEFTLWNKDTKLVETLDLKEHDTIKILKARAQTRYDQTSLSNSWNGRIIKGDYDVPEFQEEILKIGDAKEAEKVTIIGVITKIYDTITFDKNDGSEGQVRSIEVTDDTGSIRVTLWNKETEIAMDKGDIIKISGGNVEFDDYAGDSYRLNTGWNASIVINPEIDDELSKKLADINNFQITKIKNVLNIDEDEGREVDVIGRILSMQDIREFQRVDGTEGQVRSIDLADETGIVRTSLWDEKSDIDQGLGDAIKIENARTRLGQNVMELSVGRSSRITVPSEEEMADLPSYQDLERDRYNDRTISQLEENEQNTKLRVRITNVGEVSTFTRVDGRDGRVRPINVADETAEIQVSLWDDDTEKKFPEGLAIIIENPVINSQNGHLRLSIGNGSTIRQARQEEAELMPSLREIENKLYVEKAIEDIEEDDQHIKVKGVIEEINGDKILYAMCPNCNKRIVQSEEGYICDICGEKIEKPNYLMIISTTLRDETGTIQATFFRKQAEELIDTTTEEVIKIFEQTSDESSMSSRIEDLVGHEVTIIADSNFNEYDEDIRLNVRRLVIVL; encoded by the coding sequence ATGGCTTCTGAAGATGAATATTATAAAGAAAGATATCAAGAAGTTAAAGATAAAGTGGAATACAAAGATTTCTTAAATGATATTAAAGAAATAAAAGAAGAAAATGGTGACTCACCATTTATAACAGAAGAACAAATAGTGGATATGGCAATAGAAAAATACGCAGGAAGACAAAATATACAACAAACTCATACAAACCAAGTACAGGAAATATCCTCCCTTATAGAAGGAAACGGGAACATAAGCATCCAAGGAAGACTAATAGCTATATCTAACATAAAAACATTCACAACAAAAAAAGGACGTGAAGGAAAAGTAGCAAATCTCACAGTAGAAGACAACACAGGAAAAATCAGAGTAGTAATGTGGACAGACAACATGAAATATATGAGCCGTATATCTGAAGGAGACATAGTAAAAATAAACAATCTCGAAGTACGTAAAGGATATACTGGTGATTTAGAAGTACAGATGAGAAACAACTCATCAATCCAAGTATTACCTGAAGAAGTGGATCCATCTCTTCCAAAATATGAAGAGGTAATAACAAACCTAGGCGACATAAAAGAAGACGGAGAATACAATGTCATAGTAAGAATCAAGAAAATATCAACACTCCGTGAAATACAAAAAGATGACAGGACACTACAAATAGTAACATTGGATGTAATGGATAAAACAGGTGCAATGGAATTTACACTATGGAACAAGGACACAAAACTCGTAGAAACACTGGACCTTAAAGAACATGATACAATTAAAATACTAAAAGCAAGAGCACAGACAAGATATGATCAAACATCATTATCTAACAGTTGGAATGGAAGAATAATTAAGGGCGACTATGATGTTCCTGAATTCCAAGAAGAAATATTAAAGATAGGCGATGCAAAAGAAGCAGAAAAAGTTACAATAATAGGTGTAATCACTAAAATATATGATACAATAACATTCGACAAAAATGATGGTTCTGAAGGACAAGTAAGAAGTATTGAAGTAACAGATGACACAGGTTCTATCAGAGTAACACTATGGAATAAGGAAACAGAAATCGCTATGGACAAAGGAGACATCATTAAAATCAGTGGTGGAAATGTGGAATTTGATGACTATGCAGGTGATAGTTACAGATTAAACACTGGATGGAATGCATCTATTGTAATAAACCCTGAGATAGATGATGAACTAAGCAAAAAACTAGCAGATATAAACAATTTCCAAATAACAAAAATAAAAAACGTACTCAACATTGATGAAGATGAGGGTAGAGAAGTAGATGTTATTGGAAGAATATTATCAATGCAAGATATCCGAGAATTCCAAAGAGTAGATGGAACAGAAGGACAAGTAAGAAGTATAGACTTAGCTGATGAAACAGGTATTGTAAGAACTTCACTATGGGATGAAAAATCAGACATAGACCAAGGATTAGGTGATGCAATAAAAATTGAAAATGCAAGAACAAGACTTGGCCAAAATGTAATGGAATTAAGTGTGGGAAGATCATCAAGAATCACAGTTCCATCTGAAGAAGAAATGGCTGATTTACCATCATATCAAGATCTTGAAAGAGACAGATATAATGACAGAACAATAAGTCAACTAGAAGAAAATGAACAAAATACAAAACTAAGAGTCAGAATCACAAATGTTGGAGAAGTTAGCACATTCACACGTGTTGATGGACGAGATGGAAGAGTAAGACCAATAAATGTAGCAGATGAAACAGCTGAAATTCAAGTATCTCTATGGGATGATGATACAGAGAAGAAATTCCCTGAAGGACTAGCTATAATCATAGAAAATCCAGTAATCAATTCACAAAATGGACATCTAAGACTATCCATAGGTAATGGAAGTACAATTAGACAAGCAAGACAAGAAGAAGCTGAACTAATGCCATCACTACGTGAAATAGAAAATAAACTATACGTTGAAAAAGCAATTGAAGATATTGAAGAAGATGACCAACATATTAAAGTTAAAGGAGTCATTGAAGAAATCAATGGTGACAAAATATTATATGCAATGTGTCCAAATTGTAACAAACGTATAGTACAAAGTGAAGAAGGATATATCTGTGATATATGTGGAGAAAAAATAGAAAAACCAAATTATCTAATGATTATATCAACAACATTACGGGATGAAACAGGAACAATTCAAGCAACATTCTTCAGAAAACAGGCAGAAGAATTAATTGATACAACAACAGAAGAAGTAATAAAAATATTTGAACAAACTAGCGATGAATCATCTATGTCATCAAGAATAGAGGATTTAGTTGGACATGAAGTTACTATAATAGCAGATTCCAATTTTAATGAATATGATGAGGACATCCGATTAAATGTAAGACGTTTAGTAATCGTATTATAA